In Eublepharis macularius isolate TG4126 chromosome 4, MPM_Emac_v1.0, whole genome shotgun sequence, the following are encoded in one genomic region:
- the AMIGO3 gene encoding amphoterin-induced protein 3, with translation MLGMNITLTAWFHAAINKGGETHCYMMNMLPLATVIWKLTGNLLVFLQLCVEVSTFNSSTFMRCPEACICTADLLSCARQGLQQVPVTLPPTATTLDLSHNAITHLNDHWLTTLPRLQTLRINHNQINDLSQQVFHNASQLVHLDMSSNHLHAVKKHYFENLVNLQELLLYHNKIVEVDGNAFVKLTSLQKVYLSWNQITKFPFRSIQGFKHTHLRTLDLSANNLSSIPVGVIAALPVNIKNGLYLHNNPVKCECSLHLMLQEWKHRGFNSVQDFTEQHTCQAYSNVPRSTVNTFKYKYFENCSRSLKELGILKIPCKFGESLVIHCNTSLHDDNTTIYRWFSPRHELFMYLEHSDETHKVFKNGSLKIINAKPLHAGVYVCVAISERQKINATHEVNITIQYPKVVDSFNTGITTLLGCVVSLLLVLMYLYLTPCRCSKCFKKPVSPPQDCSAQSSILSTTPPATDGPNRKISTNKHVVFLEPIKEAQNGKVRLAVSEDFPDAKSPKHLQLKLDSESIRSVFSDCPIMSYEAQELSQADG, from the coding sequence ATGCTTGGTATGAATATTACTTTGACAGCTTGGTTCCATGCCGCTATTAACAAAGGAGGGGAAACCCATTGCTATATGATGAATATGCTGCCATTGGCTACGGTTATCTGGAAACTTACTGGGAATCTGCTAGTATTCTTACAACTGTGTGTTGAAGTCAGCACTTTCAATTCATCTACCTTCATGAGATGCCCTGAGGCTTGTATTTGTACTGCTGATCTCTTGAGCTGTGCTAGGCAGGGGCTTCAGCAGGTCCCTGTCACACTGCCACCTACAGCCACAACCTTGGATCTCAGCCACAATGCCATCACTCACCTTAATGACCATTGGCTGACCACCTTACCACGACTCCAAACCCTCAGGATCAACCACAATCAAATCAATGACCTCTCGCAGCAGGTGTTCCACAATGCCAGTCAACTTGTGCACCTGGACATGTCTTCTAATCACCTACATGCTGTCAAGAAGCACTACTTTGAAAACCTTGTGAACTTGCAGGAACTCTTGCTATACCATAACAAAATTGTAGAAGTAGATGGAAATGCTTTTGTCAAGCTCACCAGTTTGCAAAAAGTCTATCTAAGCTGGAATCAAATAACTAAATTTCCATTCAGATCCATTCAAGGATTCAAACACACTCACTTGAGGACCCTTGATCTTTCTGCCAACAATCTAAGCAGCATCCCTGTTGGAGTGATAGCAGCCTTGCCAGTCAACATAAAAAATGGtttatatcttcacaacaatcctgtgaaatgTGAGTGTTCTCTCCATCTGATGCTTCAAGAATGGAAACATCGTGGCTTCAATTCTGTGCAGGATTTCACAGAACAGCACACCTGCCAAGCCTACAGCAATGTGCCACGATCCACAGTCAATACCTTCAAATATAAGTATTTTGAAAACTGCTCTAGGAGCCTAAAAGAACTTGGCATTCTAAagattccctgcaaatttggagaaTCGTTGGTAATTCATTGCAACACAAGCCTTCATGACGACAACACTACCATCTATAGGTGGTTCTCTCCCAGACATGAATTATTCATGTATCTTGAGCACAGTGATGAGAcacacaaagtttttaaaaatggaagtttAAAGATTATAAATGCCAAACCTTTGCATGCtggtgtttatgtgtgtgtagCTATCAGCGAGCGCCAAAAGATCAACGCAACTCATGAAGTCAACATCACAATTCAGTACCCCAAAGTGGTTGACTCTTTCAATACTGGGATCACAACCCTCTTAGGGTGTGTTGTAAGTTTGTTACTGGTCCTCATGTACTTATACCTCACACCATGTCGCTGCTCTAAGTGCTTCAAGAAACCTGTAAGTCCTCCTCAAGACTGCAGTGCCCAATCATCCATCCTCAGTACCACCCCACCAGCCACAGATGGGCCGAATCGGAAGATCAGCACAAACAAACATGTTGTTTTCCTAGAGCCCATCAAGGAGGCCCAGAACGGCAAGGTCAGGCTGGCTGTCAGCGAGGACTTTCCTGATGCTAAAAGCCCCAAGCACCTGCAGCTTAAGCTGGACTCAGAATCCATCCGTTCAGTCTTTTCAGATTGCCCTATCATGTCCTATGAAGCACAAGAGCTGTCACAAGCAGATGGGTAG